A region of Lepeophtheirus salmonis chromosome 13, UVic_Lsal_1.4, whole genome shotgun sequence DNA encodes the following proteins:
- the LOC121128059 gene encoding uncharacterized protein isoform X2, protein MTRKAATNILTEDNAMIVDGLHITDLSDDELFRKLQEYGVDVGPIVDSTRNIYQKKLAILMRGESNFNNSISSHHENGTSNELNGKEEFSADEEALELSPDIKEEETSPIAASESFLKRISRRSNASSVKKISITASPKTINSSMIPDVRPRISSSSHVKAERFTPTPRRSIHSYRGNENEEGLRLRYRVSGSSNVLRQEDRSDLTNEKLDANIESKSVSTCSKILHILPNIFILLVIVATAVYAYQNFAQKKELSKVVDEAINWAHKTSQSIIEKFSSPPIPPSVNQPSAKN, encoded by the exons ATGACTAGAAAg GCTGCAACCAATATTTTAACTGAAGACAATGCCATGATTGTTGATGGGCTACACATAACGGATTTAAGCGACGATGAGctttttagaaaattacaaGAATATGGTGTGGATGTAGGACCAATTGTTG ATAGTACCCGtaatatctatcaaaaaaagttagcCATTCTAATGAGAGGTGAATCTAATTTCAACAATTCTATATCGTCACATCATGAAAATGGAACTTCGAATGAATTAAATGGAAAGGAAGAATTTTCTGCTGACGAAGAAGCTCTTGAACTCTCACCAGATATTAAAGAGGAAGAAACTTCACCAATTGCTGCTTCTGAATCCTTTCTCAAAAGGATTTCTCGTCGCTCTAATGCAAGCTCTGTGAAGAAGATTTCGATAACTGCTTCgccaaaaacaataaattcttCCATGATACCTGACGTTAGACCTAGGATTTCCA gCTCTTCCCATGTCAAGGCTGAACGATTTACTCCTACTCCACGTAGAAGTATTCACTCCTATCGGGGAAATGAAAACGAGGAAGGACTGAGATTAAGATACAGAGTGTCAGGTAGTAGCAATGTTCTGCGCCAGGAAGATAGATCTGATTTGACGAATGAAAAGTTGGATGCAAATATTGAATCTAAATCTGTGTCCACATGTTCAAAGATTCTTCATATTCTCCCAAATATCTTTATTCTTTTGGTAATTGTTGCAACTGCAGTGTACGCTTATCAG AATTTTGCTCAGAAAAAAGAATTATCTAAAGTCGTTGATGAAGCTATCAATTGGGCTCATAAGACATCACaatcaataatagaaaaattttcATCTCCGCCAATTCCTCCTTCAGTGAATCAACCTTCAGCGAAAAATTAA
- the LOC121128059 gene encoding uncharacterized protein isoform X1 — protein MMESNKENANSESLSGVMDAAKGDVLYDEFVVSAGDRFSSDEEEVILNGDEKKLQGKKKKSSPAKAATNILTEDNAMIVDGLHITDLSDDELFRKLQEYGVDVGPIVDSTRNIYQKKLAILMRGESNFNNSISSHHENGTSNELNGKEEFSADEEALELSPDIKEEETSPIAASESFLKRISRRSNASSVKKISITASPKTINSSMIPDVRPRISSSSHVKAERFTPTPRRSIHSYRGNENEEGLRLRYRVSGSSNVLRQEDRSDLTNEKLDANIESKSVSTCSKILHILPNIFILLVIVATAVYAYQNFAQKKELSKVVDEAINWAHKTSQSIIEKFSSPPIPPSVNQPSAKN, from the exons ATGATGGAGAGCAATAAGGAGAATGCCAATAGTGAATCATTGTCCGGGGTCATGGATGCGGCGAAGGGGGATGTACTGTATGATGAGTTCGTTGTGTCTGCAGGAGATCGATTTTCGTCGGATGAGGAAGAGGTGATCCTTAACGGGGATGAGAAGAAGTTACAAGGCAAGAAGAAGAAAAGCTCTCCAGCAAAG GCTGCAACCAATATTTTAACTGAAGACAATGCCATGATTGTTGATGGGCTACACATAACGGATTTAAGCGACGATGAGctttttagaaaattacaaGAATATGGTGTGGATGTAGGACCAATTGTTG ATAGTACCCGtaatatctatcaaaaaaagttagcCATTCTAATGAGAGGTGAATCTAATTTCAACAATTCTATATCGTCACATCATGAAAATGGAACTTCGAATGAATTAAATGGAAAGGAAGAATTTTCTGCTGACGAAGAAGCTCTTGAACTCTCACCAGATATTAAAGAGGAAGAAACTTCACCAATTGCTGCTTCTGAATCCTTTCTCAAAAGGATTTCTCGTCGCTCTAATGCAAGCTCTGTGAAGAAGATTTCGATAACTGCTTCgccaaaaacaataaattcttCCATGATACCTGACGTTAGACCTAGGATTTCCA gCTCTTCCCATGTCAAGGCTGAACGATTTACTCCTACTCCACGTAGAAGTATTCACTCCTATCGGGGAAATGAAAACGAGGAAGGACTGAGATTAAGATACAGAGTGTCAGGTAGTAGCAATGTTCTGCGCCAGGAAGATAGATCTGATTTGACGAATGAAAAGTTGGATGCAAATATTGAATCTAAATCTGTGTCCACATGTTCAAAGATTCTTCATATTCTCCCAAATATCTTTATTCTTTTGGTAATTGTTGCAACTGCAGTGTACGCTTATCAG AATTTTGCTCAGAAAAAAGAATTATCTAAAGTCGTTGATGAAGCTATCAATTGGGCTCATAAGACATCACaatcaataatagaaaaattttcATCTCCGCCAATTCCTCCTTCAGTGAATCAACCTTCAGCGAAAAATTAA